One part of the Humulus lupulus chromosome 9, drHumLupu1.1, whole genome shotgun sequence genome encodes these proteins:
- the LOC133800898 gene encoding probably inactive leucine-rich repeat receptor-like protein kinase IMK2 produces MGNKCYKCLSLFSKFVLYGFLFFQLIILYSEPVSGQSWDGIIVTQADFQALQALKHDLIDPKGILRSWNDSGYGACSGKWLGIKCLKGQVIAIQLPWKGLGGRISEKIGQLPALRKVSLHDNYLSGSVPWSLGFLPNLRGVYLFNNRLSGSIPPSIGNCLLLQTLDLSNNSLNGPIPFSLSNSTKLFRLNLSYNSLSGSIPIGLTKSPSLTILALQHNKFSGSIPSTWASGTRNNAYHLQILTLDHNNFSGMIPTSLSKLGQLEQVSISNNQITGTIPNELGSLTRLQNLDLSNNAINGSLPTSFSNLSSLVLLNLGGNHLGNQIPQSLDGLHNLSALILRNNQFSGPIPDTLANISGINQMDLSGNKFTGEIPASFVNLANLTSFNVSYNNLSGSVPSLLSKKFNSSSFVGNIQLCGYSTSSICSSPTSENPPAPSPEAPKKKHHHHKLSTKDILLIAAGVLLVVLLLLCCFLLCCFIRKKAASKGKDGKTSKQAAAGGTEKAASASTEVQSGGDAGGKLVHFDGPFVFTADDLLCATAEIMGKSTYGTSYKATLEDGNQVAVKRLREKTTKGQKEFESEAAALGKIRHPNLLALRAYYLGPKGEKLLVFDYMSKGSLASFLHARGPETVIDWPTRMNIAMDVTRGLLYLHTQENMVHGNLTSSNILLDEQTKAHIADTGLSRLMTSAANTNVIATAGSLGYNAPELTKTKKANIKTDVYSLGVIILELLTGKSPGEPMNGMDLPQWVASIVKEEWTNEVFDLELMKDAPAIGDELLNTLKLALHCVDPSPEARPEVQQVLHQLEEIKPEAAAAAAAAVPSASSAEEGTKDE; encoded by the exons ATGGGAAATAAATGCTACAAGTGTCTTAGCTTATTTAGCAAGTTTGTCTTATATGGATTCTTGTTTTTTCAACTTATTATCTTGTATTCCGAGCCTGTTTCAGGGCAATCATGGGATGGGATAATAGTCACGCAAGCTGATTTTCAAGCGCTTCAAGCCTTGAAACATGATCTAATCGATCCGAAAGGCATTCTTCGGAGCTGGAATGACAGTGGATATGGTGCTTGTTCTGGTAAATGGTTAGGAATCAAGTGTTTGAAGGGACAAGTTATTGCTATCCAGCTTCCATGGAAGGGTCTAGGTGGCAGAATCTCCGAGAAGATTGGACAGCTCCCAGCTCTTAGAAAGGTTAGTCTTCATGACAACTATCTCTCTGGCAGTGTTCCATGGTCTCTTGGGTTCCTTCCCAATCTCAGAGGAGTCTACCTCTTCAACAACAGACTTTCTGGTTCTATCCCCCCTTCAATTGGTAACTGCCTTTTACTCCAAACTCTTGATCTAAGTAACAATTCACTCAATGGTCCTATTCCTTTTAGTCTTTCAAACTCTACCAAGTTATTTAGACTCAATCTTAGCTATAATTCTCTTTCTGGTTCTATCCCAATTGGTCTCACCAAGTCCCCTTCTCTTACAATCCTTGCTCTTCAACACAACAAGTTCTCTGGATCTATTCCAAGTACTTGGGCTAGTGGGACAAGAAACAACGCTTACCACCTCCAAATTTTGACCCTCGATCATAATAACTTCTCTGGAATGATCCCAACTTCCCTTAGCAAATTGGGTCAACTTGAACAAGTTTCTATTAGCAATAACCAGATTACTGGGACCATACCAAATGAACTAGGGAGTTTGACAAGACTTCAAAATCTTGACTTATCAAATAATGCCATCAATGGAAGTTTGCCTACTAGTTTTTCCAACCTCTCTTCATTAGTTCTTCTCAATCTTGGGGGAAACCACCTTGGGAATCAGATCCCACAATCCTTGGATGGATTGCATAATCTTTCAGCTCTGATTCTGAGAAATAATCAGTTCAGTGGTCCCATTCCAGATACCCTTGCCAACATCTCTGGAATCAACCAAATGGACCTATCTGGGAACAAGTTCACAGGAGAAATTCCAGCTTCTTTTGTCAACCTAGCAAATCTCACATCTTTCAATGTTTCTTACAACAATCTATCTGGCTCTGTCCCATCCCTACTCTCCAAAAAATTCAACTCAAGTTCTTTTGTGGGGAACATTCAGCTCTGTGGGTATAGCACTTCATCCATATGTTCTTCTCCCACATCTGAAAACCCTCCTGCTCCATCACCAGAAGCTCCAAAGAAGAAGCACCATCACCACAAACTAAGTACAAAGGATATTCTTCTAATAGCGGCCGGTGTTCTCCTAGTGGTTCTTCTACTATTGTGCTGCTTTTTGCTTTGTTGCTTCATCAGGAAGAAGGCTGCTTCGAAAGGAAAGGATGGTAAAACTTCCAAGCAGGCTGCAGCAGGTGGCACTGAGAAGGCAGCTTCTGCTAGCACTGAAGTTCAATCTGGTGGTGATGCTGGTGGAAAGCTTGTTCACTTTGATGGTCCATTTGTATTTACAGCTGATGACTTGCTATGTGCAACAGCAGAGATAATGGGAAAGAGTACTTATGGAACATCGTACAAGGCAACTCTAGAGGATGGTAATCAAGTTGCGGTGAAGAGGTTGAGAGAAAAGACTACGAAGGGGCAGAAAGAGTTTGAATCTGAGGCTGCTGCTCTTGGGAAAATTCGACATCCTAATCTCCTAGCCCTTAGAGCCTATTACTTGGGACCTAAGGGAGAGAAGCTTCTTGTTTTTGATTATATGTCTAAAGGAAGTCTTGCTTCCTTTCTTCATG CTCGGGGTCCAGAGACTGTCATTGATTGGCCAACAAGGATGAACATAGCCATGGATGTTACACGGGGACTTCTCTACCTCCACACTCAAGAGAACATGGTTCATGGAAACTTAACATCGAGCAACATACTACTAGATGAGCAGACTAAAGCCCACATTGCAGACACTGGCCTTTCCCGGCTCATGACAAGTGCAGCCAACACAAATGTTATTGCCACTGCTGGATCTCTTGGCTACAACGCGCCAGAGCTCACCAAGACAAAGAAGGCCAACATCAAAACCGATGTCTACAGCCTTGGGGTGATCATATTGGAGCTCTTAACAGGAAAATCCCCAGGAGAGCCCATGAATGGTATGGATTTACCACAGTGGGTGGCTTCCATTGTTAAAGAGGAGTGGACAAATGAAGTTTTTGATTTGGAGCTGATGAAAGATGCCCCTGCTATAGGCGACGAGTTGCTCAACACATTGAAGTTAGCCTTGCATTGTGTCGATCCCTCACCAGAAGCAAGGCCAGAAGTGCAACAAGTTCTTCATCAGCTCGAGGAGAT